The genomic stretch TTTCATAATGGTTCACCTCCTAATCAAAAAAGTACTTAAATAGTATATCATATTTTTGGCAACAAAAAAAGACCTTCTTCAAATTTTTTGAAGAAAGTCTTAGTTTTTTAATTATAGACCTGAGTAGTTACTTTTTATTTTGAAAGAAAACTAAGAATTGTTCCATATTTCAAGAAGTTGATTAACTAAAGCTTATTGGACTAAAAACACAAAACTCACTTCGTTCAAACAGTTGTGTTTTTCAGCGTCCAACTTCGCTAAGTTAATCTAACTTCTTTCCATAAATTACACAATTCTTAAAGTTTCCTTTAATTAAATTAACAACTAAAAGGAGTAACTATTAATATTTAATCTTATAGTAGATATTACCTATACTTTCCCAAATCCAAAGTTGGAACTTCATAAAGTTATAGTATTTAGGTATATAGTAAAAAAAGTTCTCTTTTTCTTGAGAGGCTAAATAGTTACAAGGTGCAGGAATGATTTCAAATTCCTGCATATTTTTTTGAAATATTGCAACGCTTCTCTTCATATGAAAAGCAGAAGTTATCAAGATAATATTTTTATTTTCAACCGAATTTAACTTTTCCTTTATAAATAGAGCGTTTTCATTCGTATTTTTACTATTATCCTCAATAATTATATCATTGGGATTTACTCCAAGAGAGATTAACTCCCTAGCATAGACAGAACTTTCACTCTCTTGATTTTGTAGTGGACTTCCACCAGAAATATATATTTTTTTAGGATATTTTTTATAGTACTCAGCAGTTTTTAATATTCTCACAGAGGGCATTATT from Candidatus Fusobacterium pullicola encodes the following:
- a CDS encoding YdcF family protein yields the protein MFLLEKIISLTLLSPLPIIIILFLIGVGNLFNRRKKSGLLLIVISIFMYWASTDAFIDKKLYNLEAVYSPITEDNLKRGEVYVLLGGGIITTTVEGNIPGIMPSVRILKTAEYYKKYPKKIYISGGSPLQNQESESSVYARELISLGVNPNDIIIEDNSKNTNENALFIKEKLNSVENKNIILITSAFHMKRSVAIFQKNMQEFEIIPAPCNYLASQEKENFFYYIPKYYNFMKFQLWIWESIGNIYYKIKY